The following are from one region of the Osmerus mordax isolate fOsmMor3 chromosome 1, fOsmMor3.pri, whole genome shotgun sequence genome:
- the cox14 gene encoding cytochrome c oxidase assembly protein COX14 homolog, whose product MLARRLADYGYRGFSATMMALTLYGGYLCVMRGYRFSQRQKELKLAAENQDPDVLKD is encoded by the coding sequence ATGTTGGCAAGGCGACTGGCCGACTACGGATACAGGGGGTTCTCTGCCACGATGATGGCGTTGACTCTCTACGGGGGATACCTGTGCGTGATGCGTGGATACCGTTTTTCCCAGCGACAAAAAGAGCTCAAGCTCGCTGCAGAAAACCAGGACCCTGACGTCCTAAAGGACTGA
- the cers5 gene encoding ceramide synthase 5, with amino-acid sequence MAAISAWFWNERFWLPHNVTWADLADPAPGVEYPKAGHLLSALPLALWIFAVRILFERFVASPCARSLHIHAEVCRRAQPNAVLEKVFTSITKNPDSYHLDGMSKQLDWEVRKVQRWFRHRRNQDKPSMLTKFCESMWRLMFYLCIFTYGIHFLWQTPWMWDTRHCWYNYPYQVLTPGMFYYYVSELAFYWSLMFSQFTDIKRKDFLIMFIHHLATVSLISFSYANNMLRVGSLVMCVHDSSDILLEAAKLANYAKYQRLCDFLFVVFGVVFFITRLVIYPVWILNSTLFESWDIIGPYPSWWLFNSLLLVLQVLHVIWSYLIARIAIKAMLRGKVSKDDRSDVESSSEDEGDPTKERVKALSLRSSFPKGENGTNGTNGHCIPRARAHISHTC; translated from the exons ATGGCTGCTATTTCAGCATGGTTTTGGAACGAGAGGTTTTGGCTCCCACACAATGTAACTTGGGCGGATCTTGCAGACCCAGCGCCTGGAGTGGAGTATCCAAAAGCTGGACACTTGCTCTCTGCCTTGCCGTTGGCTTTGTGGATCTTTGCCGTCAGAATACTGTTTGAGAG GTTTGTCGCCAGTCCTTGTGCCCGGAGCCTTCATATCCACGCCGAGGTGTGCCGACGAGCCCAGCCTAACGCTGTCCTGGAGAAGGTTTTTACTTCCATCACTAAG AACCCAGACTCCTACCACCTGGATGGGATGTCCAAGCAGCTGgactgggaggtgaggaaggtGCAGCGCTGGTTCAGGCACCGCAGGAACCAGGACAAGCCTAGCATGCTCACCAAGTTCTGCGAAAGCAT GTGGAGGCTCATGTTTTATCTCTGCATATTTACTTATGGAATCCACTTTCTGTGGCAG ACACCATGGATGTGGGACACCCGCCACTGTTGGTACAACTACCCCTATCAG gttCTGACTCCTGGGATGTTCTACTACTACGTGTCAGAGCTGGCCTTCTACTGGTCACTCATGTTCTCCCAGTTCACCGACATCAaaaggaag GACTTCCTGATCATGTTCATCCACCACCTGGCCACCGTCAGCCTCATCAGCTTCTCCTACGCCAACAACATGCTGCGGGTGGGCAGCCTGGTCATGTGTGTCCACGACTCCTCGGACATCCTgctggag GCTGCCAAGCTAGCCAACTATGCCAAATACCAGCGGCTCTGTGACTTCCTGTTCGTAGTGTTTGGAGTGGTGTTCTTCATCACACGACTCGTCATCTATCCTGTGTG GATCCTGAACAGCACGTTGTTTGAGAGCTGGGATATCATCGGGCCCTACCCCTCCTGGTGGCTCTTCAACTCCCTGCTGCTGGTCCTGCAGGTGCTGCACGTCATCTGGTCCTACCTCATCGCGCGCATCGCCATCAAAGCCATGCTGCGGGGAAAG GTGTCCAAAGACGACCGCAGCGATGTGGAGAGCAGCTCAGAGGACGAAGGCGACCCGACCAAAGAGCGTGTCAAAGCCCTGTCGCTCCGGAGCAGCTTCCCTAAGGGAGAGAACGGCACCAACGGCACCAACGGCCACTGCATCCCCCGAGCCCGGGCACACATCAGCCACACCTGCTGA
- the bcdin3d gene encoding pre-miRNA 5'-monophosphate methyltransferase, with amino-acid sequence MAACVNEITSEEVLDENNDPGAAPFGNFINYYTFNPPENRLSLIPQTLIHDLGYKASRETILLLDVGCNSGDLSVALYRHLQQKSLSLEITAGEGEAGLHLLGFDLDESLIARAQKTNPLPQNISYIPLDITQDEGSQRQLESYLRKHSSSSFHLCLCLAVTMWVHLNHGDATLLKLLSRLACISQHLLLEAQPWKCYRSAARRLRRLGRSDFDHFKDLKIRGDMAEHAREHLEKHCGMELVQCFGSTTWDRRLLLFRRKDGH; translated from the exons ATGGCAGCTTGTGTGAACGAGATCACATCAGAGGAAGTTTTAGATGAAAATAACGACCCAGGTGCTGCTCCTTTCGGAAATTTCATAAACTATTATACATTTAACCCGCCCGAGAACCGTTTGAGTCTCATCCCGCAAACACTTATTCATGATTTAGGGTACAAAGCCAGTCGTGAGACCATATTGTTACTAGATGTGGGTTGCAACTCGGGG GATTTGAGTGTGGCTTTGTACAGACATCTTCAGCAGAAGTCCCTGTCCCTAGAGATtacagctggagaaggagaagcaggtCTCCATCTCCTGGGCTTCGACCTAGATGAATCCCTCATAGCTCGCGCACAGAAGACCAACCCTTTACCCCAAAACATTTCCTACATTCCCCTGGACATCACGCAGGACGAAGGCAGCCAGAGACAACTAGAAAGCTATCTGAGAAAACACAGCAGCTCGAGCTTCCATCTTTGCTTGTGTCTCGCGGTCACAATGTGGGTCCACCTGAACCACGGTGACGCGACGCTGCTGAAGCTGCTGTCCCGGCTGGCGTGCATCAGCCAGCACCTTCTACTAGAAGCCCAACCGTGGAAATGCTATCGCTCTGCTGCCCGCCGTCTCCGTAGGCTGGGTCGTTCGGACTTTGATCATTTCAAGGACCTGAAGATTCGCGGTGATATGGCGGAGCATGCCCGGGAACATTTAGAGAAGCACTGCGGGATGGAGCTGGTGCAGTGCTTTGGCAGCACGACCTGGGATCGCAGGCTGCTGCTTTTCAGAAGAAAAGATGGACATTGA